A segment of the Micromonospora sediminicola genome:
GCCGCACCCGGGATTCCACCTCGGCGACGGCATGAGCACGCCGGCCGCGCCGAACATCTACCTGCGCTGACGGAAAAGCAGGCACCGGGCCGCCGGCCGCGGAATCCGCTCGGCCGGCGACCCGGTGCACCACACCGCAGCATTCCCGACCCGTCCCGACCGGGAATGCCGTACCACCACCGGGGACAAAGCTATGCGTCCCACGCGACGCTGCGGTGACGTCGCTATGAAGAGCGTGTTTCAGCCCTCCCGGCGCAGGCCACCCGCCACCTTGTCGGCGATCAACTCGAACGAGCGGACCCGGTCCGCCACGTCGTAGACCATCGCGGTCAGCATCAACTCGTCCGCGCCGGTGCGCTGCAGCAACTCGCCAAGCTGCCGGGCCACCGTCTCCGGTGAGCCGGTCGCCTGGCCGTCGCGGCGCTGGGCCACGAACTCCCGCTCGAACTCCGAGTACGGGTAGGCCGCCGCCTCCTCCGGCGTGACCAGCGGCTCCGGCCGCCCGGAGCGCAGCTTCAGGAACGACAGGCCGGCCGGCCCGGCCAGCCACTCCGCCCGCTCGTCGGTCTCCGCGCAGACCGCGTTGACCGCCACCATCGCGTACGGCCGGTCCAGCCACTGCGACGGCCGGAAGTGCTGCCGGTAGAGCTGCAACGCCGGAACCGTGTTCTGCGCGCTGAAGTGGTGCGCGAACGAGAACGGCAACCCGAGCAGGCCGGCGAGCTGGGCGCTGAACCCGCTGGACCCCAGCAGCCACACCTGCGGCGACTGCCCCCGACCCGGCGTCGCCGTGATCGGCCCCGGCTCGGCGCCGGAGAAGTAGTTCATCAGGTCGGCCAGCTCGCGCGGGAAGTGCTCCGCGGACAGGCCCTCCATGGTGCGGCGCAGCGCCAGCGCGGTCACCTGGTCGGTGCCGGGCGCCCGACCGATGCCCAGGTCGATCCGGCCCGGGTGCAGCGCCTCCAGGGTGCCGAACTGCTCGGCCACCACCAGCGGCGCGTGGTTGGGCAGCATCACCCCGCCCGAGCCCAGCCGGATCGTGCTGGTGTTCGCGGCCAGGTGCGCGAGCAGCACCGCCGGCGCGGAACTCGCGATCGCCGGCATGTTGTGGTGCTCGGCCACCCAGAACC
Coding sequences within it:
- a CDS encoding LLM class flavin-dependent oxidoreductase encodes the protein MSVLDLAPVAATGSAGEALRHTTELARRTEELGYRRFWVAEHHNMPAIASSAPAVLLAHLAANTSTIRLGSGGVMLPNHAPLVVAEQFGTLEALHPGRIDLGIGRAPGTDQVTALALRRTMEGLSAEHFPRELADLMNYFSGAEPGPITATPGRGQSPQVWLLGSSGFSAQLAGLLGLPFSFAHHFSAQNTVPALQLYRQHFRPSQWLDRPYAMVAVNAVCAETDERAEWLAGPAGLSFLKLRSGRPEPLVTPEEAAAYPYSEFEREFVAQRRDGQATGSPETVARQLGELLQRTGADELMLTAMVYDVADRVRSFELIADKVAGGLRREG